Proteins co-encoded in one Arachis hypogaea cultivar Tifrunner chromosome 11, arahy.Tifrunner.gnm2.J5K5, whole genome shotgun sequence genomic window:
- the LOC112722215 gene encoding transcription factor bHLH96-like, translating to MPFSEFFGFSQVTGNADIEVAMVESHANLKIRSNKKPKQLLKMVSNLQAMRLTILHLNVTTTNNDIVLYSLSVKVEDDCKLGSVDEIATAVCQMIENIQHESVE from the exons ATGCCTTTTTCCGAGTTCTTCGGCTTCTCACAAGTGACAGGGAATGCTGATATTGAAGTAGCAATGGTGGAAAGCCATGCAAATCTGAAAATAAGGTCAAATAAAAAGCCCAAGCAGCTCTTGAAGATGGTGTCTAATTTGCAAGCCATGCGTCTCACAATCTTGCATCTTAATGTCACCACCACTAACAATGATATTGTCCTCTATTCTCTCAGCGTTAAA GTGGAAGATGATTGCAAGTTGGGATCAGTGGATGAGATAGCCACGGCTGTGTGCCAAATGATTGAAAACATTCAACATGAGTCTGTTGAATAA